One window from the genome of Pelodictyon luteolum DSM 273 encodes:
- the bchD gene encoding magnesium chelatase ATPase subunit D: MKIAFTDIVGMDLAKQALMLLAVDPALGGVVIPSAVGSGKSTLARAFADILPEGTPFVELPLNVTEDRLIGGVDLEATLASGVRVVQHGVLSKADGGVLYVDSLSLLDSSAVSHIMDAMSRGEVLVEREGLSEVHPANFMLVGTYDPTDGEVRMGLLDRIGIIVPFTAQNDFRARKKIVDVVLGKRNLEDTRDELKMLAGFIDAAKEQLPLVSITKEQVQALIQTALSLGVEGNRVDIFTVRAALASAALQQRSDVDEEDMKLAIKLVLIPRATRMPEREEAAEEMGPEEAPPPEEEPQDGEEEQQPDNSTDADAEEEKEETPDMIEELMMEAIETELPDNIMNISLASKKKSTSGSRGEALNNRRGRFVRAQPGEMRSGKVALIPTLISAAPWQETRKKDKKMAGRPKTALIISKDDVKIKRFRDKSGTLFIFMVDASGSMALNRMRQAKGAVASLLQNAYVHRDQVALISFRGKQAQVLLPPSQSVDRAKRELDVLPTGGGTPLASALYLGWETAKQARTKGVSQIMFVLITDGRGNIGLQSSFDPNAEKPSKEDLEKEVEALSLSVQSDGIASVVIDTQMNYLSRGEAPKLAQKLGGRYLYLPNAKAEQIVDAALSF, from the coding sequence ATGAAGATAGCTTTTACCGATATAGTGGGAATGGATCTGGCCAAGCAGGCGCTCATGCTGCTGGCCGTCGATCCAGCCCTCGGCGGTGTCGTCATCCCCTCGGCCGTAGGCTCGGGCAAGTCGACTCTGGCCAGGGCATTTGCCGACATCCTTCCCGAAGGGACCCCCTTCGTGGAACTGCCCCTGAACGTCACTGAAGACCGCCTCATCGGCGGCGTCGACCTTGAGGCGACTCTGGCAAGCGGCGTACGCGTCGTGCAGCACGGCGTGCTCTCAAAAGCCGATGGCGGCGTGCTCTATGTCGACTCGCTGAGCCTGCTTGACAGCTCGGCCGTGTCGCACATCATGGACGCCATGTCGAGGGGCGAAGTGCTCGTCGAGCGTGAAGGACTCAGCGAGGTGCACCCGGCCAACTTCATGCTGGTCGGTACCTACGACCCCACAGACGGCGAGGTGCGCATGGGCCTGCTCGACAGGATCGGCATCATCGTCCCCTTCACCGCGCAGAACGATTTCCGGGCGCGCAAGAAAATCGTCGATGTCGTCCTTGGAAAAAGGAATCTTGAAGATACCCGCGACGAACTGAAAATGCTCGCCGGGTTCATCGATGCGGCCAAGGAACAGCTTCCGCTGGTCTCCATCACGAAAGAACAGGTGCAGGCGCTCATACAGACCGCCCTCAGCCTCGGCGTCGAGGGCAACCGCGTCGACATTTTCACCGTCCGTGCCGCACTTGCCAGCGCAGCCCTACAGCAGCGCAGCGATGTCGATGAAGAGGACATGAAGCTGGCCATCAAGCTGGTGCTCATTCCCCGTGCGACCCGCATGCCCGAGCGTGAAGAGGCGGCTGAGGAGATGGGACCCGAAGAGGCGCCGCCTCCCGAAGAGGAGCCGCAGGACGGGGAAGAAGAGCAGCAGCCGGACAACTCGACGGACGCCGATGCCGAAGAGGAGAAGGAGGAGACCCCCGACATGATCGAGGAGCTCATGATGGAAGCCATCGAGACCGAGCTGCCGGACAACATCATGAACATTTCGCTGGCTTCGAAGAAGAAGAGCACGTCGGGAAGCCGCGGCGAGGCCTTGAACAACCGGCGCGGCCGTTTCGTCAGGGCCCAGCCCGGCGAGATGCGCAGCGGCAAGGTGGCCCTCATCCCCACGCTGATATCGGCAGCTCCGTGGCAGGAGACCCGCAAGAAAGACAAGAAGATGGCGGGCAGGCCGAAAACCGCCCTCATCATCAGCAAGGACGACGTGAAGATCAAGCGGTTCCGCGACAAGAGCGGTACCCTGTTCATCTTCATGGTCGACGCCTCCGGCTCGATGGCACTCAACCGCATGCGCCAGGCCAAGGGCGCGGTTGCAAGCCTGCTACAGAACGCTTATGTGCATCGCGACCAGGTCGCACTCATCTCCTTCCGCGGCAAGCAGGCACAGGTGCTTCTTCCCCCTTCGCAGAGTGTTGACCGTGCAAAGCGCGAGCTCGACGTGCTGCCGACCGGCGGCGGAACCCCGCTCGCCTCAGCCCTCTACCTCGGTTGGGAGACCGCCAAGCAGGCCCGCACCAAGGGAGTCTCGCAGATCATGTTCGTGCTCATCACCGACGGGCGCGGCAACATCGGCCTGCAGTCCTCGTTTGACCCCAATGCCGAGAAACCCTCCAAAGAGGATCTCGAAAAAGAGGTCGAAGCGCTCTCGCTCTCCGTGCAGTCCGACGGCATTGCCTCCGTGGTCATCGATACCCAGATGAACTACCTCTCCCGCGGCGAAGCTCCCAAACTTGCCCAGAAACTCGGCGGCCGCTACCTCTACCTTCCGAACGCAAAAGCCGAGCAGATCGTCGACGCAGCCCTCAGCTTCTGA
- the bchH gene encoding magnesium chelatase subunit H: MSQLRKIVAVVGLEQYNAGLWRKIKGLLSGEAELTQLSDVDLEKQHPEAATALREADCVFMSMIQFKEQVDWFKEQVEAGTPGKTIFVFESMPEAMSLTKVGSYGTGDGKAGMPDMVKKVAKMLVKGRDEDALYGYMKLMKIMRTILPLVPAKAKDFKNWLLVYSYWMQPTAENIANMFRLILKEYFNEPVTVGAIVDVPNMGLYHPDAPEYFKDVKSYKSWMKKRGVNMDKGRRIALLFFRKHLIQEKTYIDNTIRVLEKHGIQLYPAFVTGVEGHVLVRDWLLKEKLDMLVNMMGFGLVGGPAGSTKPGIAADARHEILSKLDAPYMVAQPLLTQEYESWHELGVSPMQVTFTYSIPEMDGAVCPVILGALRDGKVETVPERLERLAILVKQWLRLRETANREKKLALIVYDYPPGLGKKASAALLDVPKTLFAVLQRLKKEGYEVGKLPESSDELFRLLDRATDYQALQNRREALTVSHERFKELTTAGERERIEERWQSFPGEIVPMGTEELFIGGIRFGNIFIGVQPRIGVQGDPMRLLFDKSNTPHHQYIAFYRWISREFQAHAMVHVGMHGSAEWMPGLQTGLTGECWPDALCGEVPHVYIYPINNPSESTIAKRRGLATMVSHVVPPLSRAGLYKELPALKDLLADYRERNPRGAGDGSDAAGIEEAIMQKAELLNLTDDCPKREGEPFADFVSRLYIYMSELENRLISNSLHVFGEASPLESQVTTITETLKNRGENGRTLPTILLASSGKNGHFTGYEELAARSRQGDEEAIRLREWVEQACRQFVEEVLFQHKSASGVFTAITGGSRPAAEDQPFIEQLMGEGAQLLHALRDNTGEMESLMKVLNGRYIASGPGGDLVRDGINVLPSGRNIHAIDPWRIPSELAFKRGTLIADSIVKKHLEENEGRYPETIAQVLWGLDTIKTKGEAVAVVIRLLGGEPAYDAFGKISHYGLVPLDRLKRPRIDVLMQLSPIFRDAFGLLMDQLDRLLKEAAKADEPEDMNFVRKHVNEAIAGGATFEGATSRQFTQSPGAYGTYVDDMIEDSAWESEDDLDDLFIRRNSSAYGGERKGEKETEILKNLLGSVDRVVHQVDSTEFGISDIDHYFSSSGSLQLAARRRNTRATDVKLNYVESFTSDIKVDDAEKSLRVEYRSKLLNPKWFEGMLKHGHSGATEISNRVTYMLGWDAVTKSVDDWVYKKTAETYALDPEMRERLAKVNPQAIKNIVGRMLEAHGRGMWSADQSTIDELQEIYADLEDRLEGMTDED; encoded by the coding sequence ATGTCACAACTTCGCAAAATCGTTGCCGTTGTAGGGCTCGAGCAGTACAACGCAGGTCTCTGGAGGAAAATCAAGGGGCTGCTCTCGGGCGAGGCCGAGCTGACCCAGCTGAGCGACGTGGATCTGGAAAAGCAGCACCCCGAGGCTGCAACGGCCCTCCGGGAGGCCGACTGCGTGTTCATGAGCATGATCCAGTTCAAGGAACAGGTTGACTGGTTCAAGGAACAGGTAGAGGCCGGTACCCCCGGCAAGACCATTTTCGTGTTTGAGTCGATGCCGGAAGCCATGTCCCTGACAAAGGTCGGCAGCTACGGCACCGGGGACGGCAAGGCGGGCATGCCCGACATGGTGAAGAAGGTGGCCAAGATGCTTGTGAAAGGCCGTGACGAGGATGCCCTCTACGGCTACATGAAGCTGATGAAGATCATGCGAACGATCCTCCCGCTCGTGCCGGCCAAAGCGAAGGACTTCAAGAACTGGCTGCTGGTATACTCCTACTGGATGCAGCCGACGGCGGAGAACATCGCCAACATGTTCCGTCTCATCCTCAAAGAGTACTTCAACGAACCAGTCACCGTCGGCGCCATCGTCGACGTGCCGAACATGGGACTCTACCATCCCGACGCCCCGGAGTATTTCAAGGACGTGAAAAGCTACAAGTCGTGGATGAAGAAGCGCGGAGTGAACATGGACAAGGGGCGCCGTATCGCCCTGCTCTTTTTCCGCAAGCACCTGATCCAGGAAAAGACCTATATCGACAACACCATCCGTGTGCTTGAAAAGCACGGCATCCAGCTCTATCCCGCCTTCGTGACCGGTGTCGAGGGCCATGTGCTCGTGCGTGACTGGCTTTTGAAGGAAAAACTCGACATGCTGGTCAACATGATGGGGTTCGGCCTCGTCGGCGGCCCTGCAGGCTCGACCAAGCCCGGCATCGCAGCCGATGCCCGCCACGAGATCCTCTCGAAGCTCGACGCCCCCTACATGGTCGCACAGCCGCTCCTTACCCAGGAGTATGAATCATGGCACGAGCTCGGTGTCTCGCCGATGCAGGTGACCTTCACCTACTCCATCCCTGAGATGGACGGTGCCGTCTGCCCGGTCATCCTCGGTGCGCTCCGTGACGGCAAGGTGGAGACCGTGCCCGAGCGTCTTGAGCGCCTCGCCATCCTCGTCAAGCAGTGGCTTCGATTGAGGGAAACGGCGAACCGCGAGAAGAAACTCGCCCTCATCGTCTACGACTATCCGCCGGGCCTCGGCAAAAAAGCCAGTGCAGCCCTGCTCGACGTGCCCAAAACCCTCTTTGCCGTGCTCCAGCGCCTGAAGAAGGAGGGGTACGAGGTCGGCAAGCTGCCGGAAAGTTCTGATGAACTGTTCCGTCTGCTCGACCGCGCAACCGACTACCAGGCCCTGCAGAACAGACGCGAAGCGCTTACGGTAAGCCATGAGCGATTCAAGGAACTGACGACGGCGGGCGAGCGTGAGCGCATCGAAGAGCGCTGGCAGTCGTTCCCGGGCGAGATCGTTCCGATGGGCACCGAAGAGCTGTTTATCGGTGGCATCCGGTTCGGCAACATCTTCATCGGCGTCCAGCCGCGCATCGGCGTGCAGGGGGACCCGATGCGGCTTCTGTTCGACAAGTCGAACACCCCGCATCACCAGTATATCGCGTTCTACCGCTGGATCAGCCGCGAGTTCCAGGCCCACGCCATGGTGCATGTCGGCATGCACGGTTCGGCCGAGTGGATGCCGGGCCTGCAGACGGGCCTGACCGGAGAGTGCTGGCCGGACGCCCTCTGCGGCGAGGTTCCGCATGTCTACATCTATCCGATCAACAACCCGAGCGAGTCGACCATCGCCAAACGGCGCGGTCTTGCCACCATGGTCTCGCACGTCGTGCCGCCGCTTTCTCGCGCAGGCCTCTACAAGGAGCTTCCGGCCCTCAAGGACCTGCTTGCCGACTACCGCGAGCGCAACCCGCGGGGAGCGGGTGATGGGAGCGATGCGGCAGGCATCGAGGAGGCAATCATGCAGAAGGCCGAGCTGCTCAACCTTACCGATGACTGCCCGAAGAGGGAGGGAGAGCCGTTCGCCGACTTCGTCAGCCGCCTCTACATCTACATGAGCGAACTCGAAAACCGCCTCATATCCAACTCGCTGCATGTGTTCGGCGAGGCAAGCCCTCTTGAGTCGCAGGTCACCACCATCACCGAAACCCTTAAAAACCGGGGTGAGAACGGCCGTACCCTGCCCACCATCCTGCTCGCTTCTTCCGGAAAGAACGGCCACTTCACCGGCTACGAAGAGCTGGCCGCACGTTCCCGCCAGGGTGACGAAGAGGCCATCCGTCTGCGTGAATGGGTCGAGCAGGCCTGCCGGCAGTTCGTCGAAGAGGTCCTGTTCCAGCACAAGTCGGCTTCGGGTGTGTTTACCGCAATCACCGGCGGCAGCCGCCCTGCCGCTGAGGACCAGCCGTTCATCGAGCAGCTGATGGGCGAGGGAGCGCAGCTCCTGCATGCCCTTCGTGACAACACGGGCGAGATGGAGTCGCTCATGAAGGTGCTCAACGGCCGCTACATCGCCTCTGGCCCCGGCGGCGACCTGGTGCGCGACGGCATCAACGTCCTGCCGTCCGGCAGGAACATCCATGCCATCGACCCCTGGCGGATCCCTTCCGAGCTTGCATTCAAGCGCGGGACCCTCATCGCCGACAGCATCGTCAAAAAGCACCTTGAGGAGAATGAAGGCCGCTATCCTGAAACCATCGCACAGGTGCTCTGGGGCCTTGACACCATCAAGACCAAGGGCGAGGCCGTGGCCGTCGTCATCCGCCTGCTCGGCGGTGAACCCGCTTACGACGCCTTCGGCAAGATCAGCCACTACGGCCTCGTGCCGCTTGATCGCCTGAAGCGCCCTCGCATCGATGTGCTCATGCAGCTCAGCCCGATATTCCGTGACGCGTTCGGCCTGCTCATGGACCAGCTCGACCGCCTGTTGAAAGAGGCTGCCAAAGCCGATGAACCCGAGGATATGAACTTTGTCCGCAAGCACGTCAACGAAGCCATCGCAGGAGGAGCAACGTTCGAGGGCGCGACGTCGCGGCAGTTCACCCAGTCGCCCGGCGCCTACGGCACCTACGTCGACGACATGATTGAAGACTCCGCCTGGGAGTCCGAGGACGACCTCGACGATCTCTTCATCCGCCGCAACAGCAGCGCCTACGGCGGTGAGCGTAAAGGAGAGAAGGAGACGGAAATCCTCAAGAACCTGCTCGGCTCGGTCGACCGTGTAGTCCATCAGGTCGATTCCACCGAGTTCGGCATCTCCGACATCGACCACTACTTCTCATCGTCCGGCTCACTGCAGCTTGCCGCACGGCGGCGCAACACCAGGGCAACGGACGTGAAGCTCAACTATGTCGAGTCCTTCACCTCCGACATCAAGGTCGACGACGCGGAGAAGTCCCTCCGGGTCGAGTACCGCTCCAAACTCCTCAACCCGAAATGGTTCGAGGGGATGCTGAAGCACGGCCACAGCGGCGCTACTGAAATCAGCAACCGTGTCACCTACATGCTCGGCTGGGACGCCGTGACCAAGAGCGTTGACGACTGGGTCTATAAAAAGACCGCGGAAACCTACGCCCTCGACCCCGAGATGCGCGAACGCCTTGCGAAGGTGAACCCGCAGGCCATCAAGAACATCGTCGGCAGGATGCTCGAAGCCCACGGCCGCGGTATGTGGTCTGCCGACCAGTCGACCATCGACGAGCTGCAGGAGATCTACGCTGATCTTGAGGACCGCCTCGAAGGCATGACGGATGAGGATTGA
- the guaB gene encoding IMP dehydrogenase — translation MTKILQEALTFDDVLLIPAYSNVLPKETNVSSRLTKSISLKIPMVSAAMDTVTEAGLAIALARSGGIGIIHKNLSVAEQAREVAKVKRFESGIIRNPFTLYEDATMQDAIDLMLRHSISGIPVVERPKSGDSGEMKLKGIVTNRDLRMKPAPDAKIANIMTSRNLITAREDVSLEAAEETLLTNKIEKLLITDAEGHLKGLITFKDIQTRKQFPDACKDSQGRLMVGAAVGIRANTIDRVRALVEAGVDAVAVDTAHGHSQAVLDTVAMIKKAYPDLQVIAGNVATASAVRDLIKVGADAVKVGIGPGSICTTRIVAGVGMPQLTAILNCAEEAAKTGTPIIADGGIKYSGDIAKALAAGADAVMMGSIFAGTDESPGETILYEGRRFKTYRGMGSLGAMSEPEGSSDRYFQDASSESKKYVPEGIEGRIPSKGRLDEVVYQLIGGLKSAMGYCGVASIEELKTKTQFVRITSAGLRESHPHDVKITKEAPNYSTAT, via the coding sequence ATGACCAAGATCCTGCAAGAAGCGTTGACCTTCGACGACGTCCTGCTCATACCAGCATACTCCAACGTACTGCCGAAGGAGACCAACGTCTCTTCACGGCTGACAAAATCGATATCCCTGAAGATCCCCATGGTGAGCGCCGCCATGGATACGGTCACCGAGGCAGGTCTGGCCATAGCGCTGGCGCGTTCCGGCGGCATCGGCATCATCCACAAGAACCTCTCCGTCGCAGAGCAGGCGCGCGAGGTGGCCAAGGTGAAGCGCTTTGAGAGCGGCATCATCCGCAACCCCTTCACCCTCTATGAAGATGCAACCATGCAGGACGCCATCGACCTCATGCTGCGCCACTCGATTTCCGGCATTCCGGTCGTCGAGCGTCCGAAATCGGGCGACAGCGGCGAGATGAAGCTGAAGGGCATCGTGACCAACCGGGACCTTCGCATGAAACCCGCTCCTGATGCGAAGATCGCCAACATCATGACCAGCAGGAACCTCATCACGGCCCGTGAAGACGTGAGCCTTGAAGCAGCCGAAGAGACCCTGCTCACCAACAAGATCGAAAAGCTCCTCATCACCGACGCTGAAGGGCACCTGAAGGGACTCATCACCTTCAAGGACATCCAGACCCGCAAACAGTTCCCCGATGCCTGCAAGGACAGCCAGGGACGCCTTATGGTGGGCGCGGCAGTCGGCATCCGTGCCAACACGATCGACCGGGTCAGGGCACTTGTAGAAGCGGGAGTGGACGCGGTCGCCGTCGATACGGCGCATGGCCACAGCCAGGCGGTGCTCGATACGGTTGCGATGATCAAGAAAGCCTACCCCGATCTGCAGGTAATCGCGGGCAACGTGGCGACGGCATCGGCTGTGCGTGACCTGATCAAGGTCGGAGCCGATGCGGTGAAGGTCGGCATAGGGCCCGGCAGCATCTGCACCACCCGCATCGTGGCAGGCGTCGGCATGCCGCAGCTTACCGCCATTTTGAACTGCGCCGAGGAAGCCGCAAAAACCGGCACACCGATCATTGCCGACGGCGGCATCAAGTACAGCGGCGACATCGCCAAAGCACTTGCCGCCGGAGCAGACGCCGTCATGATGGGCAGCATTTTCGCCGGAACGGACGAGAGCCCGGGCGAGACCATCCTCTACGAAGGGCGCCGGTTCAAGACCTACCGCGGCATGGGATCGCTCGGCGCCATGTCGGAACCCGAAGGCAGCAGCGACCGGTATTTCCAGGACGCTTCAAGCGAGTCGAAGAAATATGTTCCGGAAGGCATCGAGGGCAGGATCCCCTCGAAAGGTCGCCTCGACGAGGTCGTCTACCAGCTGATCGGAGGCCTGAAGTCCGCCATGGGCTACTGCGGGGTCGCAAGCATCGAGGAGCTGAAAACGAAGACCCAGTTCGTCCGCATCACCTCTGCCGGCCTGCGCGAAAGCCATCCGCACGACGTCAAGATCACCAAAGAGGCTCCGAACTACTCCACGGCCACCTGA
- a CDS encoding AAA family ATPase, whose product MTIEIEAEVPDGAPDYEDLRPVFDWFARDLVIFNEQAPLNTQFAIQLLKDAESKKRICDFLTTADISISDIEVVTDKVPGQKVHFDLTAGKTELRSEEFEESRLRFTHVTDQGKAVFDLDDESNGTRILVFLAAPILDILDKGLTLVIDELDTSLHTLLVRELVRLFHRPEINRRGAQLLFTTHDTSLLDAPGLFRRDQIWLVEKDTSQASTLAALAEFSPRKNEALGKGYLSGRYGGIPFLTHHSGEVD is encoded by the coding sequence ATGACCATTGAAATCGAAGCGGAAGTCCCTGACGGGGCGCCCGATTACGAAGATTTGCGTCCGGTTTTCGACTGGTTTGCACGAGATCTGGTCATTTTCAATGAGCAGGCCCCACTGAATACGCAGTTTGCCATTCAGCTGCTAAAAGATGCTGAAAGCAAAAAGCGGATATGCGACTTCCTCACAACGGCAGATATCAGTATTTCTGATATCGAAGTTGTTACCGATAAAGTGCCCGGGCAAAAAGTGCATTTTGATCTGACCGCCGGCAAAACCGAACTGCGAAGTGAAGAGTTTGAGGAAAGCAGATTGCGTTTCACCCATGTCACTGACCAGGGGAAAGCGGTCTTCGATCTTGATGATGAGTCCAATGGCACGCGCATCCTGGTGTTTCTGGCAGCGCCTATTCTCGATATTCTCGACAAGGGTCTTACGCTGGTCATCGATGAACTCGATACCAGTCTGCATACCCTTCTGGTCAGGGAGCTGGTAAGATTGTTCCATCGTCCCGAAATCAACCGGCGTGGTGCGCAGCTGCTATTCACCACGCATGACACCTCCCTGCTTGACGCACCGGGCCTGTTTCGACGTGATCAGATATGGCTGGTCGAAAAAGATACCAGCCAGGCCTCGACATTGGCTGCTCTTGCGGAATTCAGTCCCCGTAAAAACGAGGCTTTGGGGAAAGGGTACCTGAGCGGCCGGTATGGAGGCATTCCCTTCCTGACCCATCATTCAGGGGAGGTTGACTGA